Proteins from a genomic interval of Bacteroides sp. AN502(2024):
- a CDS encoding TIGR03905 family TSCPD domain-containing protein, whose amino-acid sequence MEYVYKTQGTCSTNIELKVEDGVVKEVAFWGGCNGNLQGISRLVRGMKVEDVIAKLEGVRCGGRPTSCPDQLCHALHEMGY is encoded by the coding sequence ATGGAATATGTGTATAAGACCCAGGGGACTTGCAGCACGAATATCGAACTGAAGGTAGAAGATGGAGTGGTGAAAGAAGTTGCTTTCTGGGGAGGATGCAATGGTAACCTGCAAGGTATTTCCCGCCTTGTGAGAGGAATGAAGGTGGAGGATGTAATCGCAAAACTCGAAGGAGTGCGTTGTGGTGGCAGACCAACGTCTTGTCCCGATCAATTATGTCATGCATTGCATGAGATGGGATATTAA
- the lepA gene encoding translation elongation factor 4, producing the protein MKNIRNFCIIAHIDHGKSTLADRLLEFTHTIQVTSGQMLDNMDLEKERGITIKSHAIQMEYAYKGEKYILNLIDTPGHVDFSYEVSRSIAACEGALLIVDASQGVQAQTISNLYMAIEHDLEIIPVINKCDMASANPEEVEDEIVDLLGCKREEVIRASGKTGMGVEEILAAVIERIPHPEGDEEAPLQALIFDSVFNSFRGIIAYFKIENGVIRKGDKVKFFNTGKEYDADEVGVLKMDMVPRNELRTGDVGYIISGIKTSKEVKVGDTITHIARPCDKAIAGFEEVKPMVFAGVYPIEAEDFEDLRASLEKLQLNDASLTFQPESSLALGFGFRCGFLGLLHMEIVQERLDREFDMNVITTVPNVSYHIYDKQGNMKEVHNPGGMPDPTMIDHIEEPYIKASIITTTDYIGPIMTLCLGKRGELIKQEYISGNRVEIYYNMPLGEIVIDFYDKLKSISKGYASFDYHPNGFRTSKLVKLDILLNGEPVDALSTLTHFDNAYDMGRRMCEKLKELIPRQQFDIAIQAAIGAKIIARETIKAVRKDVTAKCYGGDVSRKRKLLEKQKRGKKRMKQIGNVEVPQKAFLAVLKLD; encoded by the coding sequence ATGAAGAATATACGCAACTTTTGCATTATCGCTCATATTGACCATGGGAAGTCGACTTTGGCCGACCGTTTGTTGGAGTTTACACACACTATTCAGGTGACTTCGGGGCAGATGCTTGATAATATGGATCTGGAAAAAGAAAGGGGAATCACTATCAAGAGCCATGCCATCCAGATGGAATATGCCTACAAGGGTGAGAAGTATATTCTTAACCTGATTGACACTCCGGGACATGTGGACTTTTCGTATGAGGTGTCGCGCTCTATCGCTGCGTGTGAAGGTGCGTTGCTGATTGTTGATGCTTCGCAGGGAGTGCAGGCACAGACTATCTCGAATCTGTATATGGCAATTGAGCACGACCTTGAAATTATTCCGGTGATTAATAAATGCGATATGGCGAGTGCCAATCCCGAAGAAGTGGAGGACGAGATTGTTGATTTGTTGGGCTGCAAGCGGGAGGAAGTGATCCGTGCATCCGGCAAAACGGGTATGGGAGTGGAAGAGATTCTGGCAGCTGTGATTGAGCGTATTCCTCATCCGGAAGGAGATGAAGAGGCTCCGTTGCAGGCGTTGATTTTCGATTCAGTATTCAACTCTTTCCGTGGAATTATTGCTTATTTCAAGATTGAAAACGGTGTGATTCGTAAGGGGGATAAGGTGAAGTTCTTCAATACGGGAAAAGAGTATGATGCCGATGAAGTGGGAGTGCTGAAGATGGATATGGTACCTCGCAACGAGCTTCGTACGGGGGATGTAGGATATATTATTTCCGGTATCAAAACTTCCAAGGAGGTGAAGGTAGGAGATACCATTACACATATTGCCCGTCCGTGTGATAAGGCTATTGCCGGTTTTGAGGAAGTGAAGCCGATGGTGTTTGCCGGAGTTTATCCGATTGAGGCGGAAGATTTTGAAGATCTTCGCGCATCTTTGGAGAAGTTGCAGTTGAATGATGCGTCGTTGACTTTCCAGCCGGAGTCTTCGTTGGCTTTGGGTTTTGGTTTCCGTTGCGGTTTCCTCGGATTGCTCCACATGGAGATTGTGCAGGAACGGTTGGATCGGGAGTTTGATATGAATGTGATTACTACCGTGCCGAACGTGTCATACCATATATATGATAAGCAAGGTAATATGAAGGAGGTGCACAATCCCGGCGGTATGCCCGACCCGACTATGATTGATCATATCGAGGAGCCGTATATCAAAGCATCTATTATTACAACCACCGATTATATCGGTCCTATCATGACGCTTTGTCTGGGTAAACGCGGTGAATTGATCAAGCAGGAATATATCTCCGGTAACCGTGTGGAAATTTATTACAACATGCCTTTGGGAGAGATTGTAATCGACTTCTACGATAAGTTGAAGAGTATTTCCAAAGGGTATGCGTCGTTTGATTATCATCCGAATGGTTTCCGTACTTCTAAACTGGTGAAGCTGGATATCCTGTTGAACGGTGAGCCTGTGGACGCTCTTTCTACTTTGACACATTTTGACAATGCTTACGATATGGGACGACGGATGTGTGAGAAACTGAAAGAGCTCATTCCGCGTCAGCAGTTTGATATTGCCATTCAGGCAGCTATCGGAGCAAAGATCATTGCCCGTGAAACGATTAAGGCAGTCCGTAAGGATGTGACTGCGAAGTGTTATGGTGGTGACGTGAGCCGTAAACGCAAATTGCTTGAAAAACAGAAAAGAGGTAAAAAACGAATGAAGCAAATCGGTAATGTGGAAGTGCCGCAGAAAGCATTCCTTGCCGTACTGAAGCTGGATTAA
- the nhaA gene encoding Na+/H+ antiporter NhaA: MTILRTMRNFSSMNITASILLFLAAISAAIIANSSVAPVYQEFLSHELHLRIGNFNLLSHGGENLRMLEFINDGLMTIFFLLVGLEIKRELLVGELSSFRKAALPFIAACGGMLVPVMIYMLICPPGSVGGQGLAIPMATDIAFSLGVLSLLGKRVPLSLKIFLTAFAVVDDIGGILVIAIFYSSHVAYGYLLMAVLLYVLLYFIGKRGATNKIFFLVIGVVIWYLFLQSGIHSTISGVILAFVIPAKPRLDVGKYIEHIRHTIAGFPTMESGSIVLTNEQIAKLKEVESASDRVISPLQSLEDNLHGVVNYLILPLFAFVNAGVVFSGSGGELVGNVGIAVAAGLLLGKSVGIYLFTWLAIRIRLTPKPLGMDWMNLVGIALLGGIGFTVSLFIANLSFGADAPVLLNQAKFGVLSGSILSGVLGYMVLRVVLARGQGH, translated from the coding sequence ATGACTATTTTGCGGACTATGCGGAACTTCTCGTCCATGAATATCACGGCGAGTATTCTATTGTTTCTGGCTGCTATTTCGGCAGCCATCATTGCGAACTCTTCAGTGGCTCCGGTGTATCAGGAATTTTTGTCGCATGAACTTCATTTGCGAATTGGCAACTTTAATTTACTGTCGCATGGCGGGGAAAATTTGCGAATGCTCGAGTTTATCAATGATGGCTTGATGACGATTTTCTTTTTGTTGGTAGGATTGGAAATTAAGCGAGAATTGCTGGTCGGTGAACTCTCTTCTTTCCGTAAGGCTGCATTGCCTTTTATTGCTGCTTGCGGTGGTATGCTGGTTCCTGTCATGATATATATGCTGATTTGTCCACCGGGCAGTGTCGGTGGGCAAGGGCTTGCCATACCGATGGCAACGGACATTGCTTTTTCACTGGGTGTGCTGAGTTTATTGGGGAAGCGTGTTCCGTTAAGTCTGAAAATCTTCCTGACAGCTTTTGCGGTAGTCGATGATATTGGTGGTATCCTGGTGATTGCCATTTTTTATAGTTCGCATGTTGCTTATGGCTATCTGCTAATGGCTGTGTTGCTTTATGTTTTACTTTATTTTATAGGTAAGCGGGGAGCAACCAATAAGATATTCTTTTTGGTGATTGGGGTGGTTATCTGGTATTTATTTCTGCAATCGGGCATTCATAGTACGATCTCAGGGGTTATTCTGGCTTTTGTTATTCCCGCGAAACCTCGTCTGGATGTGGGAAAGTATATTGAGCATATCCGTCATACGATAGCCGGTTTTCCGACCATGGAGTCGGGGAGTATTGTGTTGACCAATGAGCAGATTGCCAAACTGAAAGAGGTGGAGTCGGCTTCCGACCGCGTGATTAGCCCGTTGCAGTCATTGGAGGATAATCTGCACGGGGTGGTTAATTACCTGATTCTTCCGCTTTTTGCTTTTGTCAATGCGGGTGTTGTGTTTAGCGGAAGTGGTGGTGAGTTGGTCGGTAATGTGGGCATTGCGGTAGCGGCCGGATTGTTGCTGGGGAAATCTGTTGGCATTTATTTGTTTACCTGGCTGGCTATCAGAATAAGACTGACTCCCAAACCATTGGGAATGGACTGGATGAATCTTGTCGGTATTGCTTTGTTAGGCGGCATCGGTTTTACCGTATCTCTTTTCATTGCCAACCTCTCTTTCGGAGCCGATGCTCCGGTCTTGTTGAATCAGGCAAAGTTTGGTGTGCTGTCGGGTTCCATACTTTCCGGAGTGTTGGGGTATATGGTACTTCGGGTGGTGCTTGCAAGGGGGCAGGGACATTGA
- the dnaB gene encoding replicative DNA helicase: MAEQKKYIRKTKSTKVQPVNDYGRIQPQAPELEEAVLGALMIEKDAYSLVSEILRPESFYEHRHQLIYSAITDLAVNQKPVDILTVKEQLSKRGELEEVGGPFYITQLSSKVASSAHIEYHARIIAQKSLARELITFTSNIQSKAFDETLDVDDLMQEAEGKLFEISQQNMKKDYTQINPVIDEAYKLIQKAAARTDGLSGLESGFKKLDKMTSGWQNSDLIIIAARPAMGKTAFVLSMAKNIAVDYRKPVALFSLEMSNVQLVNRLISNVCEIPSEKIKSGQLANYEWQQLDYKLKYLMDAPLYVDDTPSLSVFELRTKARRLVREHGVRIIIIDYLQLMNASGMAFGSRQEEVSTISRSLKGLAKELNIPIIALSQLNRGVESREGIDGKRPQLSDLRESGAIEQDADIVCFIHRPEYYKIYQDDRGNDLRGMAEIVIAKHRNGAVGEVLLRFKGEYTRFSNPEDDTVIPMPGEPAGAMLGSKMNEGNASLIAPPTPDFAPQTENPFGAPGDGPLPF, translated from the coding sequence ATGGCTGAACAGAAAAAATATATCCGCAAAACAAAGTCTACTAAAGTGCAACCGGTAAATGATTATGGTCGTATTCAGCCGCAGGCTCCTGAATTGGAAGAAGCTGTTTTAGGAGCTTTAATGATTGAAAAGGATGCTTATTCATTGGTGAGTGAAATTCTTCGTCCCGAATCTTTTTACGAACATCGGCATCAGTTGATTTACTCTGCTATCACCGACCTTGCAGTGAACCAGAAACCGGTGGATATTCTGACTGTAAAGGAACAGCTTAGCAAACGCGGTGAATTGGAAGAGGTGGGGGGGCCTTTCTATATTACTCAATTGAGTAGCAAGGTGGCTTCATCGGCACATATTGAGTATCATGCCCGTATCATTGCACAGAAATCTTTGGCGCGTGAGTTGATAACGTTTACAAGTAATATCCAGAGTAAGGCGTTTGACGAGACTTTGGATGTGGACGACCTGATGCAGGAAGCGGAAGGCAAGCTTTTTGAAATTTCGCAGCAGAACATGAAAAAAGATTATACGCAGATCAATCCCGTGATTGATGAGGCTTATAAACTGATTCAGAAAGCTGCGGCACGAACGGACGGTTTGAGTGGACTGGAGAGTGGTTTTAAGAAGTTGGACAAGATGACTTCCGGTTGGCAGAATTCCGATCTTATTATTATTGCTGCGCGTCCAGCCATGGGTAAGACGGCTTTTGTGCTTTCTATGGCCAAGAACATTGCGGTGGATTATCGGAAGCCGGTGGCTTTGTTTTCTCTTGAAATGAGTAATGTTCAGTTGGTGAACCGTTTGATTTCCAATGTTTGTGAGATTCCGAGTGAAAAAATTAAAAGTGGACAGCTGGCAAATTATGAATGGCAGCAATTGGATTATAAACTGAAGTACCTGATGGATGCACCGCTTTATGTGGATGATACGCCGTCTCTGTCTGTGTTTGAACTTCGAACGAAAGCGCGTCGTCTGGTACGTGAACATGGGGTGCGAATCATTATCATCGACTACCTTCAGTTGATGAATGCGAGTGGTATGGCATTTGGCAGTCGTCAGGAAGAAGTTAGCACCATTTCACGTTCGTTGAAAGGATTGGCGAAAGAGTTGAATATTCCGATTATCGCACTGTCACAGTTGAATCGTGGGGTGGAAAGTCGTGAAGGTATCGATGGTAAACGTCCGCAGTTGAGTGACCTTCGTGAATCGGGAGCCATCGAGCAGGATGCCGATATAGTGTGCTTTATCCACCGTCCGGAATACTATAAGATTTATCAGGATGACCGCGGCAATGATTTGCGCGGTATGGCGGAAATTGTTATCGCCAAGCACCGTAATGGTGCGGTAGGAGAGGTGCTGCTCCGCTTTAAGGGTGAGTATACCCGTTTCTCCAATCCGGAGGATGATACGGTGATCCCGATGCCGGGTGAGCCTGCAGGGGCTATGTTAGGATCGAAGATGAATGAGGGTAATGCCAGTTTGATAGCTCCTCCTACACCCGATTTTGCACCGCAGACAGAGAATCCATTTGGAGCACCCGGAGATGGTCCTTTGCCATTCTGA
- a CDS encoding Nramp family divalent metal transporter, with protein sequence MKNIFQDLKRKDHKRYLGGLDVFKYIGPGLLVTVGFIDPGNWASNFAAGSEFGYSLLWVVTLSTVMLIILQHNVAHLGIVTGLCLSEAATKYTPKWVSQPILGTAVLASISTSLAEILGGAIALEMLFDIPIIWGAVLTTLFVSIMLFTNSYKKIERSIIAFVSVIGLSFIYELFLVEIDWPAATTGWVTPSFPKGSMLIIMSVLGAVVMPHNLFLHSEVIQSHEYNKKDDASIKKVLKYELFDTLFSMIVGWAINSAMILLAAATFFKSGIQVEELQQAKSLLEPLLGSNAAIVFALALLMAGISSTITSGMAAGSIFAGIFGESYHIKDSHSQVGVLLSLGIALLLIFFIGDPFKGLIISQMILSIQLPFTVFLQVGLTSSRKVMGDYVNSRWSTFVLYSIAIIVSVLNIMLLFS encoded by the coding sequence ATGAAGAATATTTTTCAAGACTTAAAACGAAAAGATCATAAACGCTATCTGGGTGGACTGGATGTTTTTAAATATATCGGTCCGGGATTGCTGGTGACTGTAGGATTTATTGATCCGGGAAACTGGGCTTCTAATTTCGCCGCCGGTTCCGAATTCGGCTATTCTTTGCTTTGGGTGGTTACCTTGTCTACCGTCATGCTGATCATTCTTCAGCATAACGTTGCCCACCTGGGGATTGTTACCGGACTTTGTCTTTCGGAGGCGGCTACTAAATATACTCCTAAATGGGTGTCGCAACCTATTCTTGGTACAGCAGTGCTGGCATCGATTTCTACTTCCTTAGCGGAAATCCTAGGAGGTGCCATCGCGTTGGAAATGTTGTTTGATATTCCTATTATATGGGGAGCTGTGTTGACTACGCTTTTTGTCTCCATCATGCTTTTTACTAATTCGTATAAGAAGATAGAGCGTTCCATCATTGCGTTTGTTTCCGTCATCGGGCTTTCGTTTATCTACGAATTGTTTCTGGTGGAAATAGACTGGCCAGCTGCGACGACAGGGTGGGTGACTCCTTCTTTCCCGAAAGGAAGTATGCTGATTATCATGAGTGTGTTGGGAGCGGTAGTGATGCCTCACAATCTGTTCCTTCATTCGGAGGTGATACAGAGTCACGAATATAATAAGAAAGATGATGCTTCTATTAAGAAGGTCTTGAAATATGAGTTGTTTGATACTCTTTTTTCCATGATTGTCGGCTGGGCGATTAACAGTGCTATGATTCTGCTGGCTGCCGCTACTTTCTTTAAAAGCGGTATTCAGGTAGAGGAACTGCAACAGGCCAAATCGTTGCTTGAACCTTTGTTGGGAAGTAATGCTGCCATCGTATTTGCACTGGCATTGCTGATGGCGGGTATTTCATCCACCATTACGAGCGGAATGGCGGCGGGTTCTATCTTTGCAGGTATTTTCGGCGAATCGTATCATATCAAAGACAGCCACTCTCAGGTAGGGGTACTTTTGTCTTTGGGCATTGCCTTATTGCTGATTTTCTTTATTGGAGATCCTTTCAAAGGACTGATTATTTCGCAAATGATACTTAGTATTCAATTGCCTTTTACTGTGTTTTTGCAGGTGGGGCTGACGTCTTCCCGCAAGGTGATGGGAGATTATGTCAATAGTCGTTGGAGCACGTTTGTGTTGTATTCGATTGCTATTATTGTTTCGGTACTGAACATCATGCTTTTGTTTTCATAA
- a CDS encoding C-GCAxxG-C-C family protein, whose amino-acid sequence MEDRIQKAVELFKSGYNCSQSVVAAFADMYGFTQEQALRMGASFGGGIGRMRETCGAACGMFLVAGLETGATEATDREGKAANYAVVQELATEFKKRNGSLICRELLGLKKKDPVSTIPEERTAQYYSKRPCAKMVEEAARIWSEYLEKHPK is encoded by the coding sequence ATGGAAGATAGAATACAGAAAGCAGTGGAGCTTTTTAAGAGCGGATATAACTGTTCACAGTCGGTGGTAGCGGCCTTTGCGGATATGTATGGATTTACACAGGAACAGGCGTTGCGTATGGGTGCCTCTTTTGGCGGGGGCATCGGACGAATGCGCGAAACGTGTGGAGCTGCCTGCGGTATGTTCTTGGTGGCGGGCTTGGAAACCGGCGCTACGGAAGCGACAGACCGGGAAGGAAAAGCTGCCAATTATGCGGTAGTGCAAGAGCTGGCGACTGAATTCAAGAAGCGTAACGGTTCTCTCATTTGTCGTGAATTGTTGGGATTAAAGAAAAAAGATCCTGTTTCAACGATTCCGGAAGAGCGTACTGCTCAATATTATAGCAAGCGTCCCTGTGCTAAAATGGTGGAAGAAGCGGCAAGAATTTGGTCGGAGTATCTCGAGAAACATCCTAAATGA
- a CDS encoding YebC/PmpR family DNA-binding transcriptional regulator: MGRAFEYRKATKLKRWGHMAKTFTRLGKQIAIAVKAGGPEPENNPGLRSIIATCKRENMPKDNIERAIKNALGKDQSDYKSMTYEGYGPHGVAVFVDTLTDNTTRTVADVRSVFNKFGGNLGTMGSLAFLFDHKCVFTFKKKDGLDMEELILDLIDYDVEDEYDEDEEEGTITIYGNPKSYAAIQKHLEECGFEDVGGDFTYIPNDLKEVTPEQRETLDKMIERLEEFDDVQTVYTNMQPEGGEE; encoded by the coding sequence ATGGGAAGAGCTTTTGAATATAGAAAGGCCACGAAATTGAAAAGATGGGGCCATATGGCTAAAACATTCACAAGATTGGGCAAGCAGATCGCTATTGCTGTAAAGGCTGGCGGACCGGAACCAGAAAATAACCCGGGACTGCGTTCAATTATCGCTACTTGTAAGCGTGAAAATATGCCGAAGGATAATATTGAACGTGCTATTAAGAATGCATTGGGTAAGGACCAGAGCGACTACAAGAGCATGACTTATGAAGGATATGGTCCTCACGGTGTTGCTGTATTTGTTGATACTCTGACTGACAACACAACCCGTACAGTGGCTGATGTTCGTTCGGTATTTAATAAGTTTGGCGGTAATCTCGGCACAATGGGATCTCTTGCGTTTCTGTTCGACCATAAATGTGTATTCACTTTCAAGAAAAAAGACGGATTGGATATGGAAGAACTGATTCTGGATCTGATTGATTATGATGTGGAAGATGAATATGATGAGGACGAAGAGGAAGGGACCATCACGATCTACGGTAACCCGAAGAGCTATGCTGCTATTCAGAAGCATTTGGAAGAATGTGGTTTTGAAGATGTCGGCGGAGACTTCACGTATATCCCGAACGACCTGAAAGAGGTGACTCCGGAACAACGCGAAACATTGGATAAGATGATCGAACGTCTGGAAGAATTTGATGACGTGCAGACTGTTTATACCAATATGCAGCCGGAAGGGGGAGAAGAATAA
- a CDS encoding exodeoxyribonuclease III yields the protein MKIITYNVNGLRAAVSKGLPEWLAQENPDILCLQETKLQPDQYPGEVFEALGYKSYLYSAQKKGYSGVAIITKQEPDHVEYGMGMEAYDNEGRFIRADFGDLSVVSVYHPSGTSGDERQAFKMVWLEDFQKYVTELQKSRPNLILCGDYNICHEPIDIHDPVRNATNSGFLPEEREWMTRFLSAGYVDSFRTLCPEKQEYTWWSYRFNSRAKNKGWRIDYCMVSEPVRPLLKRAYILNEVVHSDHCPMALEIL from the coding sequence ATGAAGATTATTACTTATAATGTGAACGGACTGCGTGCTGCCGTATCTAAAGGTCTGCCGGAGTGGTTGGCGCAGGAGAATCCTGATATTCTTTGTCTGCAAGAGACGAAACTGCAACCGGACCAATATCCGGGAGAGGTGTTTGAAGCGTTGGGTTACAAGTCTTATTTGTATTCGGCACAGAAGAAAGGATACAGTGGAGTGGCCATAATTACCAAGCAGGAACCGGACCATGTGGAATATGGGATGGGAATGGAGGCTTATGATAATGAAGGACGTTTTATCCGGGCGGACTTTGGAGATTTATCGGTAGTCAGTGTCTATCACCCTTCGGGAACGAGCGGGGACGAACGTCAGGCTTTTAAAATGGTATGGCTGGAAGATTTTCAGAAGTATGTGACGGAGTTGCAGAAGTCCCGTCCCAATTTGATTCTTTGTGGTGATTATAATATTTGCCACGAACCGATTGATATTCATGATCCTGTCCGAAATGCGACAAACAGTGGTTTTCTTCCTGAAGAACGGGAGTGGATGACACGTTTCCTGTCTGCCGGGTATGTGGATTCTTTCCGTACGCTTTGTCCCGAGAAACAGGAATATACTTGGTGGAGCTATCGTTTTAATTCGCGTGCCAAGAATAAAGGTTGGAGAATTGACTATTGTATGGTCAGTGAGCCGGTACGCCCGCTGTTGAAACGGGCGTATATCCTGAATGAGGTCGTACATTCTGACCATTGTCCGATGGCGTTGGAAATATTATAG
- a CDS encoding DNA recombination protein RmuC: MELILLIVIAVLVVVLLVLSLTKGNNQTQAEQLQIALRQQMQENREELNRSIRELRMEMTQTLNQNMQQLQDVLHKNMMTSGELQRQKFDSMARQQDTLIKSTEKRLDDMRLMVEEKLQKTLNERIGQSFEIVRSQLENVQKGLGEMKSLAQDVGGLKKVLSNVKMRGTFGEVQLGALLEQMMSPEQYDANVKTKKSGTEFVEFAIKLPGKDDANSTVYLPIDAKFPKDIYEQYYDAFEAGDAALMESSGKQLESTIKKMAKDIHDKYVDPPFTTDFAIIFLPFESIYAEVIRRTSLVETLQKEYKIVVTGPTTLGAILNSLQMGFRTLAIQKRTGEVWTVLGAVKTEFGKFGGLLEKVQKNLQSAGDQLEEVMGKRTRAIERKLRQVEQLPLEESRKILPIDGIDDELTDE; the protein is encoded by the coding sequence ATGGAACTGATTCTACTTATTGTTATTGCCGTATTAGTGGTAGTCCTACTGGTATTATCACTGACAAAGGGCAATAACCAAACTCAAGCGGAACAATTGCAGATAGCTTTGCGCCAACAAATGCAAGAGAACCGGGAAGAGCTGAACCGCAGCATCCGGGAACTTCGCATGGAAATGACGCAAACGCTCAATCAGAATATGCAGCAACTGCAAGATGTCCTGCATAAGAACATGATGACCAGCGGAGAGTTGCAACGGCAGAAATTCGATTCGATGGCACGTCAGCAGGACACTCTGATTAAATCAACCGAGAAACGTCTCGATGATATGCGCCTGATGGTAGAGGAAAAGTTGCAAAAGACACTCAACGAACGAATCGGACAGTCATTCGAGATAGTCCGTTCGCAACTCGAAAATGTGCAAAAGGGACTGGGGGAAATGAAGTCTTTGGCACAGGATGTCGGCGGACTAAAAAAAGTGTTGAGTAACGTAAAAATGCGGGGAACATTCGGCGAAGTGCAACTCGGAGCATTATTAGAGCAAATGATGAGTCCCGAACAGTATGACGCTAACGTTAAAACGAAAAAGAGCGGAACCGAATTCGTCGAATTTGCGATCAAACTTCCGGGCAAAGATGACGCAAACAGTACCGTTTATCTTCCGATTGACGCTAAATTCCCGAAAGACATATACGAGCAATATTACGATGCCTTCGAAGCAGGAGATGCCGCGTTGATGGAATCATCCGGCAAGCAGTTGGAGAGTACAATCAAAAAAATGGCTAAGGATATCCATGATAAATATGTGGATCCGCCTTTCACGACCGATTTCGCCATCATATTCTTGCCTTTTGAAAGCATTTATGCCGAAGTAATCCGGAGAACAAGTCTCGTAGAGACACTCCAGAAAGAATATAAAATCGTAGTGACGGGACCGACGACGTTAGGAGCCATCTTGAACAGCCTTCAGATGGGCTTCCGTACCCTCGCCATCCAAAAGCGTACCGGTGAAGTCTGGACGGTATTAGGAGCCGTCAAAACGGAATTCGGCAAGTTTGGCGGACTGCTTGAGAAGGTACAGAAGAACCTGCAAAGTGCCGGTGACCAATTGGAGGAGGTAATGGGAAAACGGACGCGCGCCATCGAACGGAAATTACGCCAAGTGGAACAGTTACCGCTTGAAGAAAGCAGGAAAATCCTGCCGATTGACGGTATAGACGATGAACTTACAGATGAGTAG
- a CDS encoding secondary thiamine-phosphate synthase enzyme YjbQ, with the protein MATTFDIQLPHYPRGFHLITRDIISQLPALPESGLLVVFIKHTSAGLTINENADPDVRHDFQTFFNKLVPDGAPYFIHTLEGPDDMSAHIKASLTGSSVTIPIKNHRLNLGIWQGVYLCEFRDGGDTRKLSITIL; encoded by the coding sequence ATGGCTACAACATTCGATATTCAACTCCCTCATTACCCGCGCGGATTTCATTTAATCACGCGTGATATCATTTCACAACTACCAGCACTTCCCGAAAGTGGTCTGCTGGTAGTCTTTATCAAACACACCTCTGCCGGACTAACCATCAACGAAAATGCAGACCCGGACGTGCGGCATGACTTCCAGACATTCTTTAATAAACTGGTTCCCGACGGTGCTCCCTATTTCATCCATACCCTCGAAGGGCCCGACGATATGAGCGCCCATATAAAAGCCTCCCTGACAGGAAGCTCGGTCACTATCCCCATCAAGAATCACCGCCTGAACTTGGGAATATGGCAAGGTGTCTATCTCTGCGAATTTCGCGACGGAGGAGACACCCGTAAATTGAGTATTACTATCCTATAA
- a CDS encoding winged helix-turn-helix domain-containing protein codes for MLKEKAGVIAGTIWNALNQTEGMTAKQLKKATKLVDKDLFLGLGWLLREDKVSVEEVEDGLFIKLI; via the coding sequence ATGTTGAAAGAAAAAGCTGGTGTAATTGCAGGTACTATCTGGAATGCACTGAACCAAACAGAAGGAATGACTGCCAAGCAGCTTAAAAAAGCAACTAAATTGGTTGACAAAGATCTGTTCCTCGGTCTTGGCTGGTTATTGAGAGAAGACAAAGTCTCTGTGGAAGAAGTTGAAGATGGACTCTTCATCAAATTGATCTAA